DNA from Mycolicibacterium alvei:
GCTGCCGTTCATCGGCTTCAAAATACTGGAGCAGGCCGGCCAGCTTGTGCCTGGCGCGGGAACACCGGCTCTTCACGGTGCCCTCCGCGACCCCGAGGAGCAGCGCCGTCTCGGCCACCGAATAGCCCTGCATGTCGACGGCCACCACCGCGGCGCGCTGCTCCAGCGGCAGCTGCATCAACGCCCGCTCCACCACGATCGTGGTCGCCACGCGGGGCGCCGGGTCGCCGGCCGGGTCGCGCAGATGAGTGAAGTGGTCAAGCTCGTGTTCGGAGGCGGTGTGCTGGTGGCGAGACCGGCGTACCCGGTCCAGGCAGGCATTCACCACGATCCGGTACAGCCAGCTGCTGACCGCCGAGTCGTGGCGGAACGAGGCTGCCGTGCGATGTGCCGACAGCAACGCGTCCTGGACGGCGTCGTCGGCGTCCTCGTGGTGATGGCTGGTGAGAAACGCCAACCGACGCAACTGACCGTGGTGCCGGTTCACCAGCTCCTCGAACGCGTAACGGTCCCCGGCGACGTGGGCCGCCAGCAGTTCGGCATCGGAACGCGCGGCGGCCCCCTCGTCCCGGTGCCCCCGGATCCTTGCTGTGACCGGCTTCCCGGTCCCCCCGAACCTTCCCACCCGCTGAACTTAAACGCTGTGCGGGAGCTGCCAGGACACTTGTTTGACCAACCGGGTATTACGCCAGGTCAAGAACCTGTCGGGGCTGGGGATGACGGGTCAGGAGGCGGCTTTGAGGGTGATTTCGGAGATGTCGGTACGGCTCTTGCCGTCCACGGTGCCCAGCGTCGTGATCCACACCAGCACGTAGGAGGTGGACGACGCCTTGTCCACCGAGATGGTGTTGGAGCCGGGCTTCAGCG
Protein-coding regions in this window:
- the sigM gene encoding RNA polymerase sigma factor SigM; amino-acid sequence: MRGHRDEGAAARSDAELLAAHVAGDRYAFEELVNRHHGQLRRLAFLTSHHHEDADDAVQDALLSAHRTAASFRHDSAVSSWLYRIVVNACLDRVRRSRHQHTASEHELDHFTHLRDPAGDPAPRVATTIVVERALMQLPLEQRAAVVAVDMQGYSVAETALLLGVAEGTVKSRCSRARHKLAGLLQYFEADERQHTPSAVGRSDSC